Within Claveliimonas bilis, the genomic segment GTTGTTACTAAGAAAAGGATGTATGACTATGGGTATCCAGGCTGTTTAACCTTTATGTATAGTTCAAAAGTTATGGGAGTTATTCAAATTAAGGATATCAAGAAGAATAATGATTATGCAATCTTATTAAAACTTTGTAAAAAAGCAAATTGCTATTTACTAAAAGAAAACCTTGCACAGTACAGAATTAGAAAGCAGTCTATATCTCATGATAAATTGGGTAAAAAATTGAAAAGTCATTATGATTTATTTCATTATTGTGATGAGAGAAAAGCCATAGTTGCACTTTGGTATGCCTGCTGGAATATGTTTTATGGCGTGCTGAAGAAGAAAAAGTATGAAAAGAAAATAATTTAGAAAGAGAACAGAAAATGAAAGTACTATTGATCAATCCTTGGGGAATACGCAATGACCAATATTATACATCAGGTTTTATAAGTTCTATGAATAGGTTAATTAATTTGGATTATGTATCTAATTATTATTATAAGGGCGTTAATCCAAATGGAAAATTATTTCGCATATTTTTTAAAAACACAGAAAATATGTCTGAATCTGTTAGAAGAACCATACTTCGAGGAATTGAATATATTGTTGCATGGAACAAAATCATAAAGATTATAAATGCCAACGAATATGATATTATTCATATTCATTGGTTGTTATTCTATAAAGCGGATATTGTTTTTTTGGAAAAATTGAGAAAAATAATGGGGACAAAAAAAATAATTTTAACAGCTCATAATGTGATTCCGCATATAAATGGAGAAAGGAAAATAGAAATTTTGAAAAAAGTATATAGTTATTTTGATTATATACTTGTACATGGAGAGGCGATAAGAGATGAATTTGTTGAAATTTTTCCGGAATTTAGAAATAAAATTAAAGTTCAATATCATGGGGTATATTTAGGACAAGGAACCTCAATTAGATTATCAATATACAATGATAAAAAGAGTGAAATAGATAGGTTAAGAATGAAATATAATAAAATTTTTATTATGTACGGATATCATTATTTTAACAAAGGAACAGATAGATTGATAAGAATATGGAAAGAAAATTACTTGGATAAAGATGCGCTTTTATTAGTGGTAGGAAAGAAAGATTCTGTATATTTAGAGTTGGAGGAAATAGTGCAACAAATAAAAAGTACGGATAATATTATATATATACAAGGTTATTTAGAGGAAGATATATTAAATTATTATATTAACATTTCAGATTGTGTAATTGTACCATATAGGCATGCCTCTATGAGTGGGGTGGTTTTTACAGCAGCGACATTCAAAAAGATGGTAATTTGTACAAAAGCAGGCGCTATTTCAGAATATATAGAAGATCAAAAGGATGGATTAGTATGTGGGATAGAAAACGAGGAACTAAATATGGCTATAGGTAAAGCTATGGAAATGTCGAATGTAGAAATGAAAATGATGGGGGAAAATTTATTTAAAAATATTTATTCTAAATTCTCCTGGCAAGTGATATCAAATAATGTTGTAAAAAATATATATTGTTAACGAAAAAGTAGTGGATTGGAGGAACTATGATTTTTTATAACATAGTATTTGGGATATTAGCCTTTTTATCTTTTGTAGAGTTATTTAGTTATATCTCAGGAAGAAGTAAA encodes:
- a CDS encoding glycosyltransferase family 4 protein, translating into MKVLLINPWGIRNDQYYTSGFISSMNRLINLDYVSNYYYKGVNPNGKLFRIFFKNTENMSESVRRTILRGIEYIVAWNKIIKIINANEYDIIHIHWLLFYKADIVFLEKLRKIMGTKKIILTAHNVIPHINGERKIEILKKVYSYFDYILVHGEAIRDEFVEIFPEFRNKIKVQYHGVYLGQGTSIRLSIYNDKKSEIDRLRMKYNKIFIMYGYHYFNKGTDRLIRIWKENYLDKDALLLVVGKKDSVYLELEEIVQQIKSTDNIIYIQGYLEEDILNYYINISDCVIVPYRHASMSGVVFTAATFKKMVICTKAGAISEYIEDQKDGLVCGIENEELNMAIGKAMEMSNVEMKMMGENLFKNIYSKFSWQVISNNVVKNIYC